Within the Dolichospermum compactum NIES-806 genome, the region CTTCCTATCGGATTAACCAATGGTGCAAATGGTTGTCTCCTGGATTAGCTGTGAAACGCTGGTTACTTATCAGTATTGCGGGTGTTTTCTTAGCCAGTTTGGGGTTAGCTATTTGGGTAAAATTAACCCCGATTTTTTGGATACTGGAATTGCTGAAAGGTCTTTTTGGTTTCCTGGCTGACATTTTACCCAACTATATCAGCGGTCCTGTACTCCTGTTATCTGGTCTGCTGTTGGTGCTGTGGGGACAATCCCGCACTGTTGGTTCAATTACGGAAGTTCTCAGACCTATTGGTGATGAAGAGGAGTTGATAGATGTCCTATTGGCACATCGTCGTTTATACCGGGGTCCGAAAATTGTGGTTATTGGTGGTGGGACTGGACTTTCAACTTTACTCAGAGGCTTAAAAACTTATAGTGCTAATATTACTGCTATTGTCACGGTAGCAGATGATGGCGGTTCTTCTGGGAGACTGCGCGAAGAATTTGGCGTTTTACCACCGGGTGATATCCGCAATTGTTTGGCGGCGTTAGCAGATGAAGAAAAATTACTGACGGAATTATTTCAATATCGCTTTCGGGCGGGAGATGGTTTAACAGGTCACAGTTTTGGTAATTTGTTTTTAACTGCCATGACTGATATTACTGGGGATTTGGTGGAAGCGATCGCTGCCAGTTCTAAAGTATTGGCGGTGAGAGGACAAGTTTTACCTGCTACCCTTAGCGATGTCCGTCTCTGGGCAGAATTGACAGATGGTCGTCGCATTGAGGGTGAGTCCAATATTCCTAAAGCTGCGGGGAAAATTGTCAAAATTGGCTGTATTCCTGAAAATCCACCGGCAGTTCCTGCGGCAATTAAAGCCATTAAAGAAGCTGATTACATTATTATTGGTCCGGGTAGTCTTTACACTAGCTTAATTCCTAATTTGTTAGTTCAAGAAATTGCTGATGCGATCGCCGCTACCAATGCACCTCGTATCTATATCTGCAACATTATGACCCAGCCAGGAGAAACTGATGGATATAGTGTTGCTGAACATATTCAAGCAATAGATGACGCTTGTGGCAATAGAAGGTTATTCGATGCCGTATTAGTTCATAAAAAAATGCCATCAGCCCAAGCACTTATCCGTTATGCCCAACAAAACGCCCATCCAGTTTTTTTAGACCGAGAATCTGTCACCCAATTAGGACGGCGAATAGTTCCTGCTAATATTCTCTTTGAAGATGAAAATGGTGCTGTTCGCCATGACCCGCAGAGATTAGCCAAAGTTTTATTAAAATGGTACAGTGGAGCGCATCAGATGAAATAAAGGCAGAGGGTCAGGGGTCAGGGGCTGACATCCCGTTAGCTATCCGACAAATTGATTAATTCGTTGCCAAACACTTTCTAATAAATCAGAATTACCCATATTAACATATTCAAGATTAGGAGATTGTCTAAACCAAGTGCGTTGACGTTTAGCGAATTGTCTGGTATGTAAAACAATTAATTCTTTTGCTTCTTCTAAAGAAAGTTCACCAGCTAAATATTGCTTAATTTCTTGATATCCCAAAGTATTTAATAAAGATAAATCACTACCATATTTTTGACAAAGATATTCAACTTCACCAACTAAGCCAT harbors:
- a CDS encoding gluconeogenesis factor YvcK family protein; translation: MFIGFLKQAINSLQLQSQGRTSYRINQWCKWLSPGLAVKRWLLISIAGVFLASLGLAIWVKLTPIFWILELLKGLFGFLADILPNYISGPVLLLSGLLLVLWGQSRTVGSITEVLRPIGDEEELIDVLLAHRRLYRGPKIVVIGGGTGLSTLLRGLKTYSANITAIVTVADDGGSSGRLREEFGVLPPGDIRNCLAALADEEKLLTELFQYRFRAGDGLTGHSFGNLFLTAMTDITGDLVEAIAASSKVLAVRGQVLPATLSDVRLWAELTDGRRIEGESNIPKAAGKIVKIGCIPENPPAVPAAIKAIKEADYIIIGPGSLYTSLIPNLLVQEIADAIAATNAPRIYICNIMTQPGETDGYSVAEHIQAIDDACGNRRLFDAVLVHKKMPSAQALIRYAQQNAHPVFLDRESVTQLGRRIVPANILFEDENGAVRHDPQRLAKVLLKWYSGAHQMK